The DNA region TCTGGTGAAAAAGGGCGAGAAATGGATTATCAAATTTGGTGCGGGCCTGCTATAGGTGCTTTTAATGAATGGGTAAAGGAGTCTTATTTGGCTGAACCAAATGCACGATATGTGGTTGACGTTGCTCACCATATTATGACTGGAGCAGCTTATTTATACCGATTGCAAAGTTTGAAATTTCAGGGTTTGCAAATGCCAGCCCACTACCGTTACTATCGCCCAATTCCTTTAGTGTCTTAATACTGTTATACCAATTCTGTATGAAGATGCACAGAACATTAAACGAACCGCCAAGTACGCCAAGAGCGCCAAGAATAGAGGGTTACTCCTAAAGTACAGCTTCACATTAAACTGGTATTACTTTATTTGTAGCAGAAAACAAGTTGTATTCTTTATTGTTAGATTCTGCCTTCGTTTGCTCAAGTTTATCTATTGTCTAACTAAAAATACAAATTTTTGTAAAAATAGCATAATTTGTTGATTTAGAACTGAAAAGTTAAAAGAGGTTGGTAGTTTTAGCTGAATAAGATAACTAAAAGTTCTTGATTGTATTCCCAAAACTTATTAATAAAAATCAAGATTAAATACTGCGAAGCTCTTAGTAATTCAGCAAATTAATTAACTACAATACATTTATTTTAAATAAAAATAAATTGCTTAATTTATGCAAATAAACCACCTGATTACTATTTCAAATTCTGGACAGTCTCAAATTGCAGAGACTATTCAAGCTTGGTTAGTTAACCAGTTTGCCGAGCGGCTGGAAATTGATCCAGAAGATATAGATATTCATGAGCCTTTTGATAACTACGACTTAAATTCAGTAGAAACAATTATCCTATTGAAAAAGTTAGAAAATTGGCTGGGACGCAATCTCAATCCTACCCTAATCTTTAATTACCCAAATATTGCAGAACTTGCTAAACGCCTAGCTGAAGAAACTAGTGCAACAAGGCAGAAGGCATAAGAACAGAAAGCTGTGTTGAGTTAGAACTCAATTGTGAATACTCATTGTTCAGTATTCAGCACTATTTTAACGATGACAAAAATGTGGTGCAATCAAAGAAGGTAATTGAAATGGAAGCGATCGCAATTATTGGTATTGGCTGCCGATTTCCTGGGGCAAAAGATCCAGAGGCTTTTTGGCAACTTTTGTGTAACGGAGTTGATGCCATTACAGAGATCCCTAAAAATCGGTGGGATCTGGATAAATACTATGACCCAAACCCAGAAGTTATTGGTAAAACAAACTCGCGCTGCGGCGGTTTTTTGCAGCAAGTAGACCAGTTTGACCCTCACTTTTTCGGAATTTCGCCAAGAGAAGCCATGTCTCTAGACCCCCAGCAACGCCTCTTATTAGAGGTGGCTTGGGAAGCATTAGAAGATGCTGGACAGGTG from Nostoc commune NIES-4072 includes:
- a CDS encoding acyl carrier protein; amino-acid sequence: MQINHLITISNSGQSQIAETIQAWLVNQFAERLEIDPEDIDIHEPFDNYDLNSVETIILLKKLENWLGRNLNPTLIFNYPNIAELAKRLAEETSATRQKA